CCGTGGCGGTCGACGTTTCGACCGTTTCGTTAGTCATGGCGTTTTGGTTCCCACATTTCCCGGCCTGGATTTGGAGTGCGATTGCGTTAACGCTAATCTTTGTGATTAACGCGTTAGCCGTGTCGGCCTTTGGAGAAACCGAGTTTTGGATGTCGTTAATCAAGGTGATTACCATCATCATCTTCCTCATCGTGGGCTTCTTAACCATCTTTGGGATTATGGGTGGTCACGCCACCGGGTTGAGCAACTTTACCTATAAGAACGCACCGTTTGTGAACGGAATTCCGGGAATCATCAGCGTGTTTGTGGTTGCCGGGTTCTCGTTTCAGGGAACTGAACTAGTGGGGATTACGGCCGGAGAAGCTGATGATCCACGCAAGAGTGTGCCCAAGGCCATTCACGAAGTGTTCTGGCGGATTATTCTCTTTTACTTCCTCGCCATTTTTGTAATTGCGGCGGTGATTCCGTATACGAGTCCGGACCTGCTAGGTTCATCGGCGAGTGACGTTTCAATCAGTCCCTTTACAATTGTGTTTGAACGGGCTGGATTAGCGGCGGCGGCCAGTGTTATGAACGCGGTTATTTTAACCTCCGTGATTTCGTCGGCGAACTCCGGAATGTATGCTTCGACCCGAATGCTCTATTCCATGGCGGATGAGGGTTACGCCCCGAAAATGTTTGGCAAGGTTTCCAAACGCGGAATTCCTTTCCTAGCCTTGTTAGCTACGACCGCTGTGGCGCTATTAACTTTCTTAACTAGTTTCATGGGTCCGCAGATTTATCTGTGGTTAGTGGCGGCTTCCGGATTAACGGGGTTCATTGCCTGGTTCGGGATTGCGCTTTCCCACTACCGCTTCCGGCGGGCCTTTATTGCCCAGGGACACCATCTCGATGAACTGAAGTATCACGCGACCTGGTTCCCATTTGGACCGGTTCTCTGTTTGATTTTGTGTATCGTGGTAATCTTTGGTCAAGACGTGGGCGCCTTTGTTCACGGTCAATGGTTCCAGATTGCGGTGACCTACATCAGTGTGCCGCTGGTTTTGGCGCTCTACATTGGTTACAAACTGGTTAAGCATACGCATTTGATTCCATTGGACCAGGTTGACGTTGCTCCGGCGGACTTAAGTCAGGAAAACAAGGACCAGGATTAATGCTACAATGGAAGGTGCTTTGTAAATCAGTGTCAATGGAGGATGCACCATGATTGTTTTATCGGGACCAATTGGAGCGGGCAAGACGTCGTTAACCACGCTGTTGGCGGAACATTGGAACGCACCCGCTTTTTATGAATCAGTGGATGATAACGAGATTCTGCCGTTGTTTTATCAGAATCCGCAAAAGTACGCCTTTTTGCTGCAGATCTACTTTTTAAACAAACGACTGGATGCAATTAAGGAGGCTAAAGACAACCGGTACAGTGTGATGGACCGGTCCTTATTTGAAGACTCATTGTTGTTCCATTTGAATGCGGATCTGGGACGTTCTACCAAGACGGAAGTAGAAACGTACGACTCGTTACTAGCCAACATGTTGGATCCAGTATCTCCCGATGATTACCAAAAGATTCCCGACCTTTTAATCTACCTGCACGTTTCCTTTGAAATCATGTTAGCTCGGATTAAAAAACGGGGTCGGAGTTATGAACAGATTGAGCACGATGCGAGTCTGTATGATTACTACCGGGAGCTTAACCGGCGTTACGATCAGTGGTTTGCTCAGTATGACCTGTCGCCCAAGCTAGAAATTGACGGTGATCAACTGGAATTTGTGGAAAATCAGCAAGCGCGGGAGCAAATTTTTCGTTTGGTTGATCAAAAAATTGCCCAAATTTTGGGGTAAGTATTGTATAATAAAGAAAACGAAAACTAATGGCGTAGTTTTAGTAGAACCGTAGAGAGATGACGGTTGGTGAAAGTCATCGTTCGAATTTTCCGCTACGTTTTAAGGGCAGTTAATCCTGCACGGTGATTCCGTTACCAATCAAGTTGAGGGCCTGACTAGAGTCAGTCAGGAACTTGGGTGGTACCGCGAATAAAGACCTTCGTCCCAATTGTGGGGCGGGGTCTTTTTTCATACGTAAAAATAGCAACGAACACGAGGAGGTTACTAGCGATGTTAGACATTAAGTTAATTCGGCAAAAACCAGATTGGATTAAGGAAAAACTGGCTACCCGGGGCGTAAGTCCAGAAACGATTGACCAATTATTGGAATTAGACCAACACCGACGGGATTTAATTGTGCAAACCGAACAGTTAAAGGCCGAACGGAATGAGGTTTCGGACCAAATTTCGCAATTAAAACGCAACAAAGAGAATGCCGAAGCTCCCATCAAACGGATGCGGGAAGTCGGTGCTGAAATCAAACAGTTGGACCAGGACTTGGAAAAGGTAGAAGCCGAACAACATGATGTAGCGGCCCACTTACCCAACATTCCGAACGACCAGGTGCCAGTTAGCTTAACTGAGGAGGGGGCCGTCGAATTACGTAAAGTTGGAAACCCCCGTCAATTTGACTTTACGCCCAAGGCTCACTGGGAAATCGGAGAAAATCTCGATATTTTGGACTTTCAACGCAGTGCCAAGGTAGCGGGGAGCCGGTTTGTTTACTACCTTGGGGCCGGAGCCATGCTAGAACGAGCCGTTTATAACTTTTACCTGGATGAAAACGATAAGGCCGGCTACACGGAAGTCTTACCACCATACATGGTAAACTCGGATTCGATGTACGGGACCGGACAATTTCCGAAGTTCTTGGAAACCAAGGCCGGCTTTGAAATCGCTGATAGTGATTTAACCATGATTCCGACGGCCGAAGTTCCCTTAGTGAACTTCTATCGTGATGAAGTGATTCCCGCAGACAAACTACCAGTGAAGTTTACGGCTTTAACCCCGGCCTTTCGTTCCGAAGCTGGAAGTGCCGGGCGGGATACCAAGGGATTAATCCGGTTGCATCAGTTTAACAAGGTCGAGATGGTGCAATTCACGAAACCTGAAGAGTCCTGGGATGCCCTGGAAAACATTACGCACCAAGCAGAAAGTTCTCTGCAAAAATTGGGCTTGCCCTACCACGTCATTACGTTAACTTCGAGTGACATGAGCTTTACGGCCGCCATGACCCACGATTTGGAAGTTTGGATGCCAGCGCAAAACCGTTATCGAGAAATTTCTAGTTGTTCGAATACCACTGATTTCCAAGCTCGCCGGGCTCACATTCAGTACCGGGATGAAAACGGGAAATTACAGTACGTCCACACTCTGAATGGTTCGGGATTAGCCGTGGGCCGGACAGTTGCTGCCATTTTGGAAAACTACCAAAACGAAGATGGTTCGGTGACAATTCCGGACGCCTTGCAACCATACATGCACGGCATGAAGAAAATTACCAAACAACAACTCTTTTAAGCAGGAGAGCGTCGGAACGGCGCTCTTTTTGTTTACCGAAAATTCGGGATTATCGCTATTTTGTGGCTATGAAAAAGTAAGTTATTCTCTAATGTTCGGTAAAAAACGAACGTTATCGAATTTTGTATTGCCTTTGTCGGTGAAATTGTGCTAAAATGAGTTCATTATTAACTTGAGGAGGAGCGTAATGAAGGTCAACAGGGTATTAAAGTTCGGATTATTGGCGTTGGTCCTGCTAATGGTCGGAGGTGGACTGAGTGGTTGTAAGAAACACTCAAACGCTGAAAATTACCAACCCAAGAAGCTCGTGGTGGAATTTAATCCATCTTCCAATGCCGGTAAGATGGAGGCTCGGGCGAAACCACTGGAAAAAATGCTGGAGCAACAACTGCACATTCCCGTTAAAGTGGTAGTTTCTACCAGCGGGAGTTCGATGGTGGAAGCCTTGGGTTCTAAAACGGCCGACGTGGCCTTTTTAGCGCCCACTGCTTATGCTTTAGGCCACGCAAACTACGGAGTCAAAGCTATTTTGCAGGCCACCCGGTATAAGTACGGTCCGGATTCAACGGAAGCCGTGACTAACATCCCCACGAACACGTATTTAGGTGAGATCGTGGTCCGGAAGAATGGGAAAGTCAAGAACCTCAACGACTTGAAGGGAAAGAAGATTGCGATTCAAGATACGACTTCGACGGCGGGCTACATTTTCCCAGCGGTGGAGTTAGAGGAACATGGGATTAACATCCACAAAAACGGGATTAAAACCTTCACGGTGAAGGGAGCCGATCAAGGGGTCTTATCCGTTTACAACGGCAACGCCGATGCGGCCTTTGTTTTCCAAGGGGCGCGTAAGATTGCCGCCAAGGATGATCCGAACGTGATGAAGGATACTTCGGTTTTGTACAAAACCAAGCCAATCCCGAACGATACGATTTCCGTGCGCCGGGATATGAGTCCCAAGTGGGATAAGAAAATTGCCAATGCCTTTCAAACAATTGCTAAATCGAAAAAGGGACACAAGATTATTTACGAAATCTATAGTCACCAAGGCTACGTTCCAGTTAAAGATAGTGACTTTGACATTGTGCGAACATACCTACGCAAAGTCGGACGATTAGATGAATAAGGGGAGATAGACTAGTGGCTGCAAAAACTGTATTAGAACTCAAACACGTGAATAAGGTATACCCAAATGGGGTCAAGGGATTAGACGACATTAACTTTGCGGTCCACGAGGGTGAATTCGTGGCCGTGGTCGGATTGTCGGGAGCCGGAAAGAGTACGTTATTTAACTCGATTAACCGGATGATTGATGTGACTGACGGTCAGGTTCTGGTTGATGGCGAAGACATTACCAAGGTGAACGGGAAACAACTGCGGCGGATGCGACGGAAAATTGGAATGATTTTTCAAAGCTTTAATCTGGTCGACCGGACTACAGTGCAAAAAAACGTACTGGCCGGGCGGACCGGTTATTACTCAACCTGGAAAACCTTACTGGGAATTTACTCTAAGGAAGACAAACAACAAGCAGTGGCCCAACTGGAAAAAGTGAATATGGTCAAGAAACTATACCGGCGGGCAGACCAACTTTCTGGGGGACAAAAGCAACGGGTAGCAATTGCGCGAACCCTGATGCAGAACCCCACGTTAGTGCTGGCCGATGAACCCGTGGCTTCTTTGGACCCGAAGACCAGTAAGGGTGTGATGGACGACCTTTACAACCTTAAGAAACACGAACACATTACCGTATTAGTGAACCTGCACTCGATGGAGCTAGCGTTGAAGTACGCGGATCGGATTATCGGGCTCCGGGATGGGAAACTGGTTTACAACAAACCGATTGCCGAAGCGAACGAAGCCGACCTGCGTGATGTTTACGAACACGGGAGGGATAACTAATGAAACCGGAAGTACCGCAACAATCGTTTATCCGCCGCTTTCACGTGGTGGGGATTGCGATTACGTTGGTAATCATCATTTTGATGTATTACTCCGCCATCATTACCGGCGTGGACGTGAACGCTTTCTTTGAAAATGCCGATCAGTTTGGGGTCGTGCTGGGGCAAATGAAGCACCCGGACTGGCCGTACCTAACTAAAATCACGGGAACGTTAGCCCAGACCCTCCAAATGGCGATCTTGGGGACGACGATTGGGACGATTTTTGCCCTACCGTTTTCCTTCTTAGCCGCCCGGAACATTGTGAAAAATCCGGTGGGTCGGTGGCTGATTCGCTTGATCTTATCGTTGATTCGGACGTTACCAACCTTGCTGTTGGCCGCTTTATTCGTAGCCGTGTTTGGGATTGGACCAATGACCGGGGTGATTACCCTGGCGTTCTTCTCCTTTGGAATGATTGCTAAGTTGTTTTACGACATCATCGAAACGATTGACATGGGACCGGTGCGGGCCTTACGGGCCACTGGAGCCACCATGTTGCAAACGATTCGGGTGGCAATTATTCCCCAGATCGCTGGTCAGTTCATGAGTGATTTCATGTACACCCTAGAAATTAACGTGCGGTCCTCAACCGTGTTAGGTTACTTAGGAGCCGGGGGAATTGGTTTGTACTTACAACAAACCCTCGACCAATTCGATTACCCGCGGACGGCCGTGATTATTCTGGCAATCTTTGCCGTTGTTCTAGTCATCGACGCAATTAGTAATTACGTAAGGAAGCGACTTCAATAATGAATAAAACAAAAACAACCGCATTCGAACGCTTGAAGTGGCTCATCGTAGCCGCCCTGATTATCATCATCTACATCTGGTCCATTAATGGGATTCCCTTTACCGGGATTCAAAAATCAGCCAGCAGCGTTAGCATGGCAATCTTCAAGGGGATTATCCATCCGGAGTGGTCCTACGTCTATAACGGAAGTGGAGAAGATCTGGTTTCACAACTGGTGATTACCTTGGCGATTGCCTTTTTGGGGACAATCATCTCGGCCATTCTGAGTGTGCCGTTGGCCTTCTTGGCAGCGCAAACTATCAAGAACTTCTTTCACCCGCGGTCTACGATTGGAAAAGTGATTTTAACGGCCATCCGGGCCTTCCCGGAAGTGGTCTTGGCCATTCTCTTCATTAAAATGGTAGGACCGGGGTCCTTTGCCGGAGTGCTGGCAATCGGAGTGCACTCGGTCGGGATGCTGGGGAAGCTCTTCTCCGAAGCCATCGAAGAAATGGACCGGAGTGCTGAAACGGCCATCATTGCTGCCGGAGGGACGAAACTACAAACCTTTCGGATTGCCACCCTGCCGACCATTTTGCCGGCGTTAATGTCGTACACCCTGTATCGGTTTGAAATTTCCGTTCGGTCGGCTTCTATCTTAGGTTTGGTGGGAGCCGGTGGAATCGGGACGCCGATGATGTTTGCATTGCAAACCCGGGATTGGTCCAAAACGGGGATCATTCTCTTGGGAATTGTGGTCATGGTGATTGTGATTGATACCTGTTCTTCAGCAATTAGAAAACGATTAGGTTAATTAAGAGTCATCCGCATTTACGGGTGACTTTTTTTTCGAAATATTTGTGGATTCATAAGCTATAAACAGAGTTGACTTTTCGACCGGATATCGGTCAGAATGAAACCAAGTAAATTAGGAAGAGCGACTGGGTTCTGGTCGTAGAGGAGGATGCCCCATGAAAAGTGATATTGAAATTGCTCAGGCAGCGGAACCATGGCCAATTGAAAAGGTGGCAGCCGCCGCTGGCTTTCAACCAGAAGAAGTGTTACCGTACGGCCGAGAAAAAGCTAAAATTGAACGAAAACAACCAGTGGATCGGGATCAATTTGGTAAGCTCGTGTTAGTGACTTCGATTAACCCGACGCCGGCTGGCGAAGGGAAGTCGACGGTGGCAGTGGGCTTGGCAGACGCCATGCAACAAGCGGGGCAGCAAACCATGTTAGCGCTCCGGGAACCATCTTTAGGTCCCGTGATGGGAATGAAGGGGGGCGCTACCGGGGGTGGTTACTCCCAAGTCATCCCAATGGACGACATTAACTTGCACTTTACGGGCGATTTTCACGCCCTAACCGTGGCCCAGAATACGTTGGTGGCCCTGATTGATAACAGCATTTACCAGGGCAATCCGTTAAATCTGGACCCCCGCCAAATCATCGTAAAACGAGTCTTAGATGTTAACGACCGGGATTTGCGCCACATCGTGATTGGACTAGGTGGTCGGACCAGTGGAGTACCTCGGGAAGGGAGCTTTGAAATAACAGCTGCTTCTGAAATGATGGCGATTTTAACCCTGTCAACTGACCTGGCGGACTTGAAACGACGAATTAACCGGATCGTGGTGGGTTATACCTATGATCGTCAACCAGTCACGGTAGCCGAGCTGGGAGTCGGGGGCGCCTTAGCGACCCTATTAAAGGACGCCATCTTACCGAACCTCGTGCAAACGATTGCGCACACCCCAGCCTTGATTCACGGGGGACCCTTTGCCAACATCGCACAGGGAACCAACTCGATTCAGGCCACGCAGTTAGCGCTGCAAAAAGCTGACTATACCGTTACGGAAGCCGGCTTCGGTGCCGACCTCGGAGGGGAAAAATTCCTGGACGTTAAGACGCCGTTACTGGGCAAGCATCCGGATGCGATCGTGGTGGTAGCCACGGTCCGAGCACTTAAAATGCACGGGGGGCTGGCGAAGGATCAACTTGATCACGAAGACCTAGATGCTTTGCACAAGGGGCTCGCTAACCTCAGCCGGCACCTCCACAGCATGAAACGCTATGGGATTCCCGTGGTGGTAGCCGTAAACCGGTTTACCAACGATACGGATGCCGAACTCCAGATGGTTGTGGATTATGCCAATGAACACGATGTTCCTGCTTACCCAGCCGATGTCTGGGGTCAAGGGGGAAATGGAGCGCAAGAATTAGCAGCAGGGGTCATTGCTGCTGCGGATCAACCGGCGAACTTCACACCGCTTTACGAACCCACGGACGACGTGGAAACCAAGTTGAACCGGATTGTCACCCAAATTTATGGGGGCCAGGGAGTTGAATTGGAACCCAAGGCGCAGAAGCAACTACGTCAGTTAGTCGACCAGGGCTGGGATCACTTGCCAGTGATTGTGGCGAAGACCCAGTACTCACTAACGGACGATGCCAAACGCTTGGGGGCACCGACCGACTTTAAGATTCACATTCGGGAGTTTGTGCCGAAACTAGGGGCCGGATTTATTGTGGCGATGGCCGGGAGCATCCTGACGATGCCCGGTTTGCCGAAACATCCGGCGGCTGAAAAGATTGAAATTACGGACGATGGAACGATTAGTGGTCTGTACTAGAGTGATTATCATATGTAAATTGTTACAATAATTTTATTTATATAAACATACTATGTATTATGATATAATGAAAATGCAGGGCTGGTTTATGTCCTAAGTTTCTTAGGATTTTAAAAAAATGGTAGGGTTGATACTGACCACTATCAGAGTTTACTAATCTATCATTAATTTATTACTGGTTACCGAAGAGGGTAATCTTTAGTTAATTTACAGTCGCTTGTCGCGGAATGGCAGCCCTGTTTTTTTTTTGAATATTTTTGGAGTAAAAGTATGAAAAAAATTTCAGATTTTAATAACAGAAATGATTTTATAAATTACCTACATAGTGTTGGTTTTATTAATCAGAATAATAAAACTAGAAATGAAAAATTATCACTCTCTTCTTTATTTGATAAAAATGATGAATTATATCATAAAGCCCATATATCCAAAAAGTATAGTGATGAAAAACGGTGTTTAACTGTTCCAGACAGAGATTTAAAAGATTTACAAAAAATAATAAATGAATTAATTAAAGCGCAATTAAAATTTAATTCTTTTAAGTTTGAAAAATATGTACAGGCTTACCAAGATAAAAAAGGAATATTTACTAATGCACAAATGCATAGAAATAAAAAGTATTTATTACATCTTGATCTAAAAAATTTCTTTCCTACTATTCATTTTGGAAGAGTTAGCGGGCTCTTACATAAAAGTTATCTATTTGGATTAAATAAACAAATGGCATTTTTTTTTGCTAATATTCTTACCTATAAGGGCGAATTACCGCAAGGGTCACCTACATCTCCAATAATTTCTAACTTAATCGGTAAAAGATTGGATCAACAGATAGTTAGAGTAGCATTAAAATTTCATTTTACTTATTCTAGATATGCAGATGATTTA
This genomic stretch from Fructilactobacillus carniphilus harbors:
- a CDS encoding amino acid permease — its product is MAEEKVTQHVKRGLKSRHVSMIALGGCIGTGLFVASGGAISKAGPGGALVAYILMGIMVYFLMTSLGEMATNLPVSGSFSTYAAKYVDPALGFAMGWNYWFNWAITVAVDVSTVSLVMAFWFPHFPAWIWSAIALTLIFVINALAVSAFGETEFWMSLIKVITIIIFLIVGFLTIFGIMGGHATGLSNFTYKNAPFVNGIPGIISVFVVAGFSFQGTELVGITAGEADDPRKSVPKAIHEVFWRIILFYFLAIFVIAAVIPYTSPDLLGSSASDVSISPFTIVFERAGLAAAASVMNAVILTSVISSANSGMYASTRMLYSMADEGYAPKMFGKVSKRGIPFLALLATTAVALLTFLTSFMGPQIYLWLVAASGLTGFIAWFGIALSHYRFRRAFIAQGHHLDELKYHATWFPFGPVLCLILCIVVIFGQDVGAFVHGQWFQIAVTYISVPLVLALYIGYKLVKHTHLIPLDQVDVAPADLSQENKDQD
- a CDS encoding deoxynucleoside kinase; this encodes MIVLSGPIGAGKTSLTTLLAEHWNAPAFYESVDDNEILPLFYQNPQKYAFLLQIYFLNKRLDAIKEAKDNRYSVMDRSLFEDSLLFHLNADLGRSTKTEVETYDSLLANMLDPVSPDDYQKIPDLLIYLHVSFEIMLARIKKRGRSYEQIEHDASLYDYYRELNRRYDQWFAQYDLSPKLEIDGDQLEFVENQQAREQIFRLVDQKIAQILG
- the serS gene encoding serine--tRNA ligase translates to MLDIKLIRQKPDWIKEKLATRGVSPETIDQLLELDQHRRDLIVQTEQLKAERNEVSDQISQLKRNKENAEAPIKRMREVGAEIKQLDQDLEKVEAEQHDVAAHLPNIPNDQVPVSLTEEGAVELRKVGNPRQFDFTPKAHWEIGENLDILDFQRSAKVAGSRFVYYLGAGAMLERAVYNFYLDENDKAGYTEVLPPYMVNSDSMYGTGQFPKFLETKAGFEIADSDLTMIPTAEVPLVNFYRDEVIPADKLPVKFTALTPAFRSEAGSAGRDTKGLIRLHQFNKVEMVQFTKPEESWDALENITHQAESSLQKLGLPYHVITLTSSDMSFTAAMTHDLEVWMPAQNRYREISSCSNTTDFQARRAHIQYRDENGKLQYVHTLNGSGLAVGRTVAAILENYQNEDGSVTIPDALQPYMHGMKKITKQQLF
- a CDS encoding phosphate/phosphite/phosphonate ABC transporter substrate-binding protein is translated as MKVNRVLKFGLLALVLLMVGGGLSGCKKHSNAENYQPKKLVVEFNPSSNAGKMEARAKPLEKMLEQQLHIPVKVVVSTSGSSMVEALGSKTADVAFLAPTAYALGHANYGVKAILQATRYKYGPDSTEAVTNIPTNTYLGEIVVRKNGKVKNLNDLKGKKIAIQDTTSTAGYIFPAVELEEHGINIHKNGIKTFTVKGADQGVLSVYNGNADAAFVFQGARKIAAKDDPNVMKDTSVLYKTKPIPNDTISVRRDMSPKWDKKIANAFQTIAKSKKGHKIIYEIYSHQGYVPVKDSDFDIVRTYLRKVGRLDE
- the phnC gene encoding phosphonate ABC transporter ATP-binding protein, which translates into the protein MAAKTVLELKHVNKVYPNGVKGLDDINFAVHEGEFVAVVGLSGAGKSTLFNSINRMIDVTDGQVLVDGEDITKVNGKQLRRMRRKIGMIFQSFNLVDRTTVQKNVLAGRTGYYSTWKTLLGIYSKEDKQQAVAQLEKVNMVKKLYRRADQLSGGQKQRVAIARTLMQNPTLVLADEPVASLDPKTSKGVMDDLYNLKKHEHITVLVNLHSMELALKYADRIIGLRDGKLVYNKPIAEANEADLRDVYEHGRDN
- the phnE gene encoding phosphonate ABC transporter, permease protein PhnE, which encodes MKPEVPQQSFIRRFHVVGIAITLVIIILMYYSAIITGVDVNAFFENADQFGVVLGQMKHPDWPYLTKITGTLAQTLQMAILGTTIGTIFALPFSFLAARNIVKNPVGRWLIRLILSLIRTLPTLLLAALFVAVFGIGPMTGVITLAFFSFGMIAKLFYDIIETIDMGPVRALRATGATMLQTIRVAIIPQIAGQFMSDFMYTLEINVRSSTVLGYLGAGGIGLYLQQTLDQFDYPRTAVIILAIFAVVLVIDAISNYVRKRLQ
- the phnE gene encoding phosphonate ABC transporter, permease protein PhnE — protein: MNKTKTTAFERLKWLIVAALIIIIYIWSINGIPFTGIQKSASSVSMAIFKGIIHPEWSYVYNGSGEDLVSQLVITLAIAFLGTIISAILSVPLAFLAAQTIKNFFHPRSTIGKVILTAIRAFPEVVLAILFIKMVGPGSFAGVLAIGVHSVGMLGKLFSEAIEEMDRSAETAIIAAGGTKLQTFRIATLPTILPALMSYTLYRFEISVRSASILGLVGAGGIGTPMMFALQTRDWSKTGIILLGIVVMVIVIDTCSSAIRKRLG
- a CDS encoding formate--tetrahydrofolate ligase, which encodes MKSDIEIAQAAEPWPIEKVAAAAGFQPEEVLPYGREKAKIERKQPVDRDQFGKLVLVTSINPTPAGEGKSTVAVGLADAMQQAGQQTMLALREPSLGPVMGMKGGATGGGYSQVIPMDDINLHFTGDFHALTVAQNTLVALIDNSIYQGNPLNLDPRQIIVKRVLDVNDRDLRHIVIGLGGRTSGVPREGSFEITAASEMMAILTLSTDLADLKRRINRIVVGYTYDRQPVTVAELGVGGALATLLKDAILPNLVQTIAHTPALIHGGPFANIAQGTNSIQATQLALQKADYTVTEAGFGADLGGEKFLDVKTPLLGKHPDAIVVVATVRALKMHGGLAKDQLDHEDLDALHKGLANLSRHLHSMKRYGIPVVVAVNRFTNDTDAELQMVVDYANEHDVPAYPADVWGQGGNGAQELAAGVIAAADQPANFTPLYEPTDDVETKLNRIVTQIYGGQGVELEPKAQKQLRQLVDQGWDHLPVIVAKTQYSLTDDAKRLGAPTDFKIHIREFVPKLGAGFIVAMAGSILTMPGLPKHPAAEKIEITDDGTISGLY